In Ochotona princeps isolate mOchPri1 chromosome 21, mOchPri1.hap1, whole genome shotgun sequence, a single genomic region encodes these proteins:
- the LSM3 gene encoding U6 snRNA-associated Sm-like protein LSm3: protein MADDVDQQQTSNTVEEPLDLIRLSLDERIYVKMRNDRELRGRLHAYDQHLNMILGDVEETVTTIEIDEETYEEIYKSTKRNIPMLFVRGDGVVLVAPPLRVG from the exons ATGGCGGACGACGTGGACCAG CAACAAACCAGCAACACCGTGGAGGAGCCGCTGGATCTCATCCGACTCAGCCTGGACGAGCGCATCTACGTGAAGATGAGAAATGACCGAGAGCTCCGGGGCCGGCTCCAT GCTTACGATCAGCATTTAAATATGATACtaggagatgtggaagaaacaGTGACTACCATAGAAATTGATGAAGAAACCTATGAAGAGATTTATAAA TCCACCAAGCGGAACATCCCGATGCTGTTTGTCCGGGGAGACGGTGTGGTGCTGGTGGCCCCTCCACTGCGGGtcggctga